A genomic stretch from Candidatus Poribacteria bacterium includes:
- a CDS encoding PD40 domain-containing protein — MKYAWLKRRIYDYYLIKGLFALAVSLLLTPISLAQLADTRIAFESTRSRHWIAEIYMMDPDGGQIQQLTDEPKYDGAPAWSPDGKRITFVSYRDLKQIPERGVIRGEIYVMNADGTNLINLTRSVDRAERVSTWSPDGKQIAFTSAELFNGHTLVNSDIFVMDVDGGDSINLTNHDALDQTPDWSPDGNRIAFSSLRDGNWEIYLINADGTNPINITNHPAKDGRPDWSPDGQQIAFTSDRDGNLEIYIMNADGTNPINLTNHPAEDNRSSWSPDGTRIAFDSNRDDPFGEIYVMKADGTNPINITQNPDDWDLSPSWGPAPALSVASNGKLATVWGKVKRPNTYTMK; from the coding sequence ATGAAATACGCATGGCTCAAACGCAGGATATATGACTACTATCTTATCAAAGGTCTCTTTGCTCTCGCTGTGAGTCTCCTTTTGACACCAATAAGTTTGGCACAACTCGCTGATACTAGGATTGCCTTTGAGTCTACCCGGAGTCGGCATTGGATTGCCGAAATTTACATGATGGACCCTGACGGGGGACAAATCCAACAACTTACCGACGAGCCGAAATATGATGGCGCCCCAGCTTGGTCACCCGATGGGAAGCGGATTACCTTTGTATCATATCGAGATCTGAAACAAATTCCTGAACGTGGGGTTATCCGCGGTGAAATCTATGTGATGAATGCCGATGGCACCAATCTCATCAATCTGACCCGATCAGTAGACAGAGCGGAGAGGGTTTCTACCTGGTCCCCGGACGGAAAACAGATTGCCTTTACATCGGCTGAACTCTTCAATGGGCATACCCTCGTCAACTCGGATATTTTCGTGATGGATGTAGATGGAGGGGATTCTATTAACCTCACCAATCATGACGCCTTAGACCAGACTCCGGATTGGTCTCCGGACGGGAATCGGATTGCATTCTCCTCTCTCCGCGATGGAAACTGGGAAATCTACCTGATAAACGCTGATGGGACTAACCCCATTAACATCACCAATCACCCAGCGAAAGACGGCAGACCGGATTGGTCTCCGGATGGACAGCAAATTGCATTCACTTCTGACCGTGACGGCAACTTAGAAATCTATATAATGAACGCTGATGGGACTAACCCTATTAACCTCACCAATCACCCGGCTGAAGACAATAGGTCCTCTTGGTCGCCGGATGGAACGCGGATTGCCTTCGATTCTAACCGGGACGACCCATTCGGAGAAATCTATGTGATGAAAGCCGATGGAACGAATCCCATTAACATCACCCAGAACCCCGATGATTGGGACCTTTCCCCCTCATGGGGACCTGCTCCCGCCTTAAGTGTTGCCTCGAATGGGAAATTGGCAACCGTATGGGGAAAAGTCAAGCGCCCCAACACCTACACGATGAAGTAG